A stretch of Vigna angularis cultivar LongXiaoDou No.4 chromosome 4, ASM1680809v1, whole genome shotgun sequence DNA encodes these proteins:
- the LOC108330073 gene encoding uncharacterized protein LOC108330073 isoform X1, whose amino-acid sequence MLENIQAVPATESAPVVKRYAPPNQRNRSANRRKSSDRLDRTNSVGTELEKNQVAPSRSVHIPDHGDAGSSNLINENHHSRFIALEGCGCSAASQLLNDRWAAAMQSYNNSKDSSDKPVMYSSGASAWTQQQFRPPQQQDFLAELRRQMQNANPNST is encoded by the exons ATGCTGGAGAATATTCAGGCTGTTCCGGCGACGGAATCCGCCCCAGTCGTCAAGCGCTATGCTCCTCCCAACCAGAg AAACCGTTCTGCCAACAGGCGCAAATCATCTG ATCGTCTTGATCGGACAAACAGTGTTGGGACTGAGTTAGAAAAGAATCAAGTCGCTCCTTCAAGAAGTGTTCACATTCCAGATCATGGAGATGCTGGTAGCAGTAATCTTATTAACGAAAATCACCATTCAAGATTCATAGCTTTAGAAGGGTGTGGTTGCAGTGCAGCTTCCCAGCTTCTTAATGATC GTTGGGCAGCTGCAATGCAATCCTACAATAATTCCAAAGACTCATCTG ACAAGCCAGTCATGTATTCGAGTGGTGCGTCAGCATGGACTCAGCAGCAGTTTAGACCTCCTCAGCAG CAGGATTTCCTGGCAGAACTTCGTCGCCAAATGCAAAACGCTAATCCTAATTCCACATGA
- the LOC108330073 gene encoding uncharacterized protein LOC108330073 isoform X2: MLENIQAVPATESAPVVKRYAPPNQRNRSANRRKSSDRLDRTNSVGTELEKNQVAPSRSVHIPDHGDAGSSNLINENHHSRFIALEGCGCSAASQLLNDRWAAAMQSYNNSKDSSDKPVMYSSGASAWTQQQFRPPQQDFLAELRRQMQNANPNST; encoded by the exons ATGCTGGAGAATATTCAGGCTGTTCCGGCGACGGAATCCGCCCCAGTCGTCAAGCGCTATGCTCCTCCCAACCAGAg AAACCGTTCTGCCAACAGGCGCAAATCATCTG ATCGTCTTGATCGGACAAACAGTGTTGGGACTGAGTTAGAAAAGAATCAAGTCGCTCCTTCAAGAAGTGTTCACATTCCAGATCATGGAGATGCTGGTAGCAGTAATCTTATTAACGAAAATCACCATTCAAGATTCATAGCTTTAGAAGGGTGTGGTTGCAGTGCAGCTTCCCAGCTTCTTAATGATC GTTGGGCAGCTGCAATGCAATCCTACAATAATTCCAAAGACTCATCTG ACAAGCCAGTCATGTATTCGAGTGGTGCGTCAGCATGGACTCAGCAGCAGTTTAGACCTCCTCAGCAG GATTTCCTGGCAGAACTTCGTCGCCAAATGCAAAACGCTAATCCTAATTCCACATGA
- the LOC108332072 gene encoding DEAD-box ATP-dependent RNA helicase 50, which yields MVVGRVAVPNPPSGLFHNPSSAATLIPPHIRLLSFSASAAASSSSSSANRTRHTSTTKSDSPFSTFGRVKTQKPKTLLHKSRDRRRALQVEEEEEDDNDDYDDNDDYYDNLAAPRGRPSRSGSRSGGRKRGGWDIIPRFPSQAKSTTDTNFFSLKSFKEIGCADYIIQSLQKIFLTRPSHVQAMAFAPVLSGKTCVIADQSGSGKTLAYLAPIIQRLRQEEQEGRSQSSSQAPRVLVLAPTAELASQVLDNCRSLSKSGAPFKSMVVTGGFRQRTQLENLQHGVDVLIATPGRFLYLMNEGFLQLTNLRCAVLDEVDILFGDEDFEMALQCLINSSPVDTQYLFVTATLPKNVFTKLVEVFPDCEMIMGPGMHRISSRLEEILVDCSGEDGQEKTPDTAFLNKKTALLQLVEESPVPRTIVFCNKIETCRKVENSLRRFDRKGNHMQVLPFHAAMTQESRLASMEEFTRPPSKGVSQFMICTDRASRGIDFAGVDHVILFDFPRDPSEYVRRVGRTARGAKGVGKAFIFVVGKQVSLASKIMERSQKGHPLHDIPTAY from the exons ATGGTGGTTGGGAGAGTTGCTGTTCCAAATCCTCCCTCCGGTCTGTTCCACAATCCTTCTTCTGCTGCCACCCTCATACCTCCACACATTcgtcttctctctttctccGCTTCCGCCGCcgcctcctcctcttcctcctccgcCAATCGCACTCGTCACACGTCCACTACAAAAAGCGATTCTCCCTTCTCAACGTTCGGAAGAGTCAAGACTCAGAAACCGAAAACTCTGCTCCACAAAAGCAGGGACCGAAGACGCGCCCTtcaagttgaagaagaagaagaagacgataATGATGATTATGATGATAATGACGACTACTATGACAATCTCGCAGCCCCAAGAGGAAGACCTTCTCGTTCTGGGTCTCGGTCAGGTGGACGAAAACGAGGAGGATGGGATATCATTCCCAGGTTTCCCTCACAAGCCAAATCAACCACTGACACAAACTTCTTCAGTCTCAAGTCATTTAAAGAAATTGGGTGCGCTGACTACATCATTCAATCCCTCCAAAAAATCTTCTTAACGCGCCCTTCCCATGTACAG GCCATGGCATTTGCTCCTGTTCTTAGCGGAAAGACTTGTGTCATAGCTGACCAAAGTGGTTCTGGAAAGACATTAGCTTATCTTGCACCAATCATTCAGCGTCTTAgacaagaagaacaagaaggacGTAGTCAATCCTCTTCGCAAGCTCCTAGAGTGCTGGTACTCGCACCCACTGCAGAGTTAGCCTCTCAG GTCTTGGATAATTGTCGATCCTTGTCAAAATCTGGGGCTCCATTCAAATCTATGGTTGTCACGGGAGGTTTTCGACAACGGACTCAACTGGAAAATTTACAGCACGGAGTTGATGTCTTAATAGCAACGCCTGGCCGTTTTTTGTACCTCATGAATGAAGGCTTCTTGCAGTTAACAAATCTAAGATG TGCTGTGTTGGATGAGGTAGATATTCTCTTTGGTGATGAGGACTTTGAAATGGCTCTTCAATGCCTGATCAATTCTTCACCGGTTGACACACAGTATCTATTTGTGACTGCAACTTTACCAAAAAATGTTTTCACCAAATTGGTTGAAGTTTTTCCCGACTGCGAAATGATTATGGGGCCTGGTATGCATCGAATAAGTTCTCGCCTTGAAGAG ATTCTAGTAGATTGCAGTGGAGAAGATGGACAAGAAAAAACTCCGGATACAGCATTTTTGAACAAGAAAACCGCACTTCTGCAGCTTGTGGAGGAAAGTCCTGTTCCAAGAACAATTGTGTTCTGCAACAAG ATTGAAACATGCAGAAAAGTTGAAAATTCATTAAGGCGTTTTGATAGAAAAGGAAATCACATGCAAGTTCTACCCTTCCATGCTGCCATGACACAAGAATCACGGCTTGCTAGCATGGAAGAGTTTACTCGTCCTCCATCAAAAGGAGTCTCCCAGTTCATGATTTGCACTGACAG GGCTTCACGAGGTATTGACTTTGCAGGAGTGGATCATGTCATACTCTTTGACTTCCCACGTGATCCAAGTGAATATGTACGTCGTGTTGGAAGAACAGCCAGAGGTGCGAAGGGAGTAGGAAAGGCATTTATATTTGTGGTTGGCAAGCAAGTATCCCTTGCAAGCAAAATAATGGAAAGAAGTCAGAAGGGTCACCCACTACATGATATACCTACGGCATATTAG